GATTCGATCTAAGCGCATAGAAGCTATTTATGCTGAAGATATGGGGTTGGCCGTCCGCAAATCCCATGAAAACAACGAGGTTAAGTTGCTGTATAAGCTGTTTCTTGGAGAACCTAACAGCCATAAATCTCACGATTTACTTCATACTCATTATAAGCCGCGTAAGGGATATTAAAAGAAAGCGATTACTTCTGATACCATTCATTACATATATTTTAATACCATGATGTTGTGAGGATTCCTTTGTTTAGTTGTTTCCTTGTTTTATTTTAACTTTGGACAAAATTGTTTTTATGGCATTATCGAGAGAGTTTATTGGCTTAGTGATAAAAGCAACAGGAAGTTGGTATACAGTTGTAAATCGTGAAACAGCAGAAACGATTGAATGTAAAATTCGTGGAAAAATTCGGTTGAAGGATGTTAAAACAACCAATCCTGTAGTTGTTGGCGATCTTGTAAATGTCGAGGTTGTTGAAGGCGATGATGTTGGTGTGATTTCTAAAATAGTTGATAGAAAAAATTATATAATTCGAAGGTCTTCAAACCTTTCTAAAGAAGCGCATATTATTGCCGCAAATATTGATCAAGTTTTTTTGGTTGTCACAATAGATCTACCAAAAACAAGCCGCGAATTTGTAGATAGATTTTTAGTTGCTGCAGAGGCGTATAAAATACCTACCACTATTGTTGTTAATAAGATAGATCTTTATGATATTGATGCCAGAGTTGAATTAGAGCTCTTCAAAATGGACTATGCTTTGGCTGGCTATGAGGTGCTTGAGGTTTCAGCTTTGCGAGAGGATAATCTAGATTTGCTTGGTTCTCGTTTGAGCGGTAAGATTAGCGTGTTTTCAGGGAATTCAGGTGTTGGGAAATCAACCCTTCTTAATGCGTTATTGCCAGATTTAGACTTAAAAACGGGGAAAATATCAGATTACCATCATAAAGGTACCCATACCACAACTTTTTCAGAAATGTTTGGCTTTAATAATGATGGATACATAATCGATACGCCTGGAATTAAAGGTTTTGGTATTGTTGATGTAAAAAAGGATGAGCTTTTTCATTTCTTTAAAGATTTATTTAAATATGCAGAAGGATGCAAATTTTATAACTGCACCCATACGCACGAGCCTGGATGTGCAGTAAAGGAGGCGGTGACAAATGAGAAAATTGCTTTTTCTCGTTACGAGAGCTACCTCAAGATCCTTGATGATGAAGGTGAAAAATATCGAGCTAAAATGTAATTGCATATTTTTTTTATTTGTCTTAAATAAATCTGTTAATAAACTTGAAACTTAGGTGCAGTTTGTCTTAAATTAGAGTTTTAAAATTAGCAGATATGATTTCACAGCCAATTAACTACAGAATTACGGGAGAAAATCTTCGAGTATTGGAGATGATTTTAAAACCCGGAGAGACGATCCTTGCAGAAGCAGGTGCTCTTATTTATATGGACGAGGGGATTGTTCATGAAACATGTCTTGGAGATGGTTCTGAGCCTAATCCTGTAATAATGGAAAAAATATTTCCTTCAGCAATAATGCCTTTGTCTGGAGATTCTATTTTTTATACCTATTTTACTAATTATGGAAGAAAGGATGGCGTTGTAGTTTTTTCAACGCCTTACATCGGAACTCCTGTCAAGTTGAATCTTTCTGATTTTAATAATGAGTTGATAATTTTGAAGGGGGCATTCCTTTGTGCACCTAAAGGTGTTAAAATTTCTGCATTTAATCCCAGAAAGAATGGTGTTATTACTAAGAATGAGTTGGTTACTTTACACAAAATTTCAGGAGAGGGTGATGTTTTTATAAATGTTGGAGGAAGTTTGATAGAGCGGAATATAAGCAGCAGTGATAGCGTTAGAATTGATGCTACTAGTATTCTTGCTTTTGATGCTAGAGTTGAGCTGACGGTAGAAAATATTGGAGATGTAAAGACAATGCTTTTGGGAAATGATGCTTTTGTTTTGGCATCATTAAAAGGAGATGGAAAAGTGCTGATGCAATCATTGCCTTTGCAAAAAATGATTCTTTATTTTCATAATTGTGTGCAGCATATGCATTTAACGAATGATGTTGTCTTAAGAAAGTTATATGAAGATTGAGAAGAGGCCAGAGCCTCTTTTTTTGTACCTTTCAGCTTCGTAAAATCATTGCAATGCCAGCTACGCTTAGTCCAGATCAGTTTCTATTGCTTCGGGAACATGTTTCTATTCTTGATGTTCGTTCCCCAAAAGAGTTTTTAAAGGGCCATATTCCAAATGCTTTAAGCATGCCGCTGTTTACCGATGAAGAGCGAGCAATTGTTGGAACTAAATATACAAAACAAGGTAAAGATTTGGCGGTCTTAGCAGGTCTTGAGTTTGTTGGTTCAAAGTTAGCCGATATGGTTCGTTTTGCCAGAAAGAACGTAAATAAGCAAGGGGAAATTGCTCTTTACTGTTGGCGAGGAGGGATGCGGAGTGGAAGCGTTGCTTGGTTGCTAGAGACGGCTGGTTTCAAGGTCTATTTACTACGAGGAGGATATAAAGCTTACAGAACCCATCTGCGTCATGTTGTAGGCTCTACGGATGCTGATATTCGGTTAGTTGGAGGTATGACAGGAAGCGGAAAAACAGACATTCTGTTAAATATGAAAAAGGGAGGTTGCCAGATTCTTGATTTGGAGGGGTATGCTAACCATAAAGGATCAGCCTTTGGCGCTATTGGTCAGAGCCCTCAGCCTTCG
This sequence is a window from Alistipes sp. ZOR0009. Protein-coding genes within it:
- a CDS encoding AIM24 family protein gives rise to the protein MISQPINYRITGENLRVLEMILKPGETILAEAGALIYMDEGIVHETCLGDGSEPNPVIMEKIFPSAIMPLSGDSIFYTYFTNYGRKDGVVVFSTPYIGTPVKLNLSDFNNELIILKGAFLCAPKGVKISAFNPRKNGVITKNELVTLHKISGEGDVFINVGGSLIERNISSSDSVRIDATSILAFDARVELTVENIGDVKTMLLGNDAFVLASLKGDGKVLMQSLPLQKMILYFHNCVQHMHLTNDVVLRKLYED
- the rsgA gene encoding ribosome small subunit-dependent GTPase A, giving the protein MALSREFIGLVIKATGSWYTVVNRETAETIECKIRGKIRLKDVKTTNPVVVGDLVNVEVVEGDDVGVISKIVDRKNYIIRRSSNLSKEAHIIAANIDQVFLVVTIDLPKTSREFVDRFLVAAEAYKIPTTIVVNKIDLYDIDARVELELFKMDYALAGYEVLEVSALREDNLDLLGSRLSGKISVFSGNSGVGKSTLLNALLPDLDLKTGKISDYHHKGTHTTTFSEMFGFNNDGYIIDTPGIKGFGIVDVKKDELFHFFKDLFKYAEGCKFYNCTHTHEPGCAVKEAVTNEKIAFSRYESYLKILDDEGEKYRAKM
- the mnmH gene encoding tRNA 2-selenouridine(34) synthase MnmH — encoded protein: MPATLSPDQFLLLREHVSILDVRSPKEFLKGHIPNALSMPLFTDEERAIVGTKYTKQGKDLAVLAGLEFVGSKLADMVRFARKNVNKQGEIALYCWRGGMRSGSVAWLLETAGFKVYLLRGGYKAYRTHLRHVVGSTDADIRLVGGMTGSGKTDILLNMKKGGCQILDLEGYANHKGSAFGAIGQSPQPSAEMFENLIFDDWRTFDFGKPIWLEDESKNIGSLFIFDELFSKMSKAPLYRISVPKSDRITRLVKEYSSFGNELIREALGKIERRLGFDVYQFCLRALDERDYAKIADLTLYYYDKAYLNQNSKRTSKIIDIELDRDDPLTNARLLAKIR